The proteins below come from a single Mangifera indica cultivar Alphonso chromosome 16, CATAS_Mindica_2.1, whole genome shotgun sequence genomic window:
- the LOC123199439 gene encoding LOW QUALITY PROTEIN: glycine-rich domain-containing protein 1-like (The sequence of the model RefSeq protein was modified relative to this genomic sequence to represent the inferred CDS: inserted 1 base in 1 codon), protein MDLEKEQELEWLEAQKIGISVDLVAAAKHQLQFLAAVDKTRCLYEGPALLRAIYRYNACWLPLLAKQSESQISEGFLVVPLDCEWIWHCHRLNPIRYKTDCEELYGKVLDSSNVLSSVRGTCRKESEEMWNRLYPDEPYDLDLTKARLEDSSTKLSRLEKYTKYDLVSAVRRQSPFFYQVSRSHMNNDIFLEEALARYKGFLHLIKINKERSIKSFSVPTYDIDLIWHTHQLHPVSYCMDLTVVMGEVLEHDDMDQDRTKGKKLDTGFSTTTKRWEEKFGLRYWKAGAMYRGIAPSPLTTVPISSNIVSREVIPSKGYQKIIDLPEVKVVEVFLEIVAVKNLPEGHKGSLFVLFSISQPDVFFNAKQKLSILSQSWEKQVASFQCEPTGELLFELVSHSPSKIPVAGASKVMGTTSLPLQNFLDPVTKLGEEKWFDLKPTSGTMNSEPVSLRISVSFTVPTLAPRVLHMVRSRPLSKISCFFPIPARIQHVKSWACVNDETHSEVIRLQMRDSNNEKAKDNSTQRKQVIGITESGETRPLAEMVETGWSFMDSHCCLRLKKKSSEEYHHIFELTGNRMIKMFKGRKLDYESKYYEKKRTEDDFMTAVEFSAEDPYGTAIALLDLKTGVIKVKEEWFVLPAIISAFILSNALQKNRYNGFAAPNENLEVNGEIECVNSLYEEGVHTNMTASVETEAMDEANMVQNSGVXSMVTSGGCGGGCGGGCGGGCRNMVKSSGCAGDAETW, encoded by the exons ATGGATTTGGAGAAGGAACAAGAGTTAGAGTGGCTTGAAGCGCAAAAGATTGGGATAAGTGTAGATCTCGTGGCTGCAGCAAAACACCAGCTTCAGTTTCTTGCTGCCGTTGATAAGACCCGCTGCCTCTATGAAGGCCCTGCCCTTCTGAGGGCTATCTATAG GTACAATGCTTGTTGGCTTCCATTGCTTGCCAAACAGTCTGAGTCACAGATTTCTGAAGGGTTTCTTGTTGTTCCTCTTGATTGTGAGTGGATTTGGCACTGTCACAGACTCAACCCT ATTAGATACAAAACTGATTGTGAGGAACTATATGGGAAGGTCCTTGACAGCTCCAATGTTTTATCCTCTGTTCGAGGTACCTGtagaaaagaaagtgaagaaatGTGGAATAGATTGTATCCAGATGAACCCTATGACTTGGACTTGACAAAAGCACGTTTGGAGGATTCCTCAACCAAACTTTCTAGACttgaaaaatacacaaaatatgACTTAGTTTCAGCTGTCAGAAGACAGAGTCCTTTCTTTTATCAG GTATCCAGATCCCATATGAATAATGATATCTTTCTTGAAGAAGCACTGGCCAGGTATAAGGGATTTCTGCATCTGATTAAGATAAACAAGGAGAGGTCAATTAAAAGCTTTTCTGTTCCAACTTACGACATTGATCTAATTTGGCATACACATCAGTTGCATCCTGTTTCATACTGTATGGATCTGACTGTGGTGATGGGTGAGGTGTTGGAGCATGATGACATGGACCAAGATAGAACTAAAGGAAAGAAGCTTGACACTGGGTTTTCTACAACTACTAAGCGATGGGAAGAGAAATTTGGTCTAAGGTATTGGAAAGCTGGGGCAATGTATAGGGGGATTGCTCCTTCTCCCCTCACAACGGTTCCCATCTCATCTAACATTGTCAGCAGGGAGGTAATTCCATCAAAAGGGTACCAGAAGATAATTGATCTTCCAGAGGTGAAGGTCGTGGAG GTTTTTCTGGAGATTGTTGCAGTCAAAAACTTACCAGAGGGTCATAAGGGAAGCCTTTTTGTCTTGTTTAGCATATCACAACCTGATGTTTTCTTTAATGCCAAGCAAAAACTCTCTATTTTGTCCCAGTCCTGGGAGAAACAAGTTGCTTCTTTCCAGTGTGAACCTACAGGAGAACTTTTGTTTGAACTTGTATCTCATTCACCTTCTAAGATACCAGTAGCAGGGGCATCAAAAGTTATGGGTACTACTTCACTCCCTCTACAAAACTTCCTGGATCCAGTAACTAAACTTGGAGAGGAAAAATGGTTTGACCTGAAGCCCACTTCTGGAACCATGAATTCAGAGCCAGTCAGTCTTCGCATTTCTGTCTCATTCACTGTGCCAACCCTGGCACCTCGTGTGCTTCACATGGTTCGTTCCCGGCCATTATCaaaaatttcttgttttttccCTATTCCTGCAAGGATTCAACATGTAAAGAGCTGGGCCTGTGTCAATGATGAGACTCATTCTGAGGTGATCAGACTTCAGATGAG GGACTCCAACAATGAGAAGGCAAAAGATAACAGCACTCAAAGAAAGCAAGTCATTGGCATTACAGAATCAGGTGAAACACGTCCACTTGCAGAGATGGTTGAGACTGGGTGGTCTTTTATGGATTCTCACTGCTGTCTTCGGCTTAAAAAGAAATCCAGTGAAGAATATCATCATATCTTTGAGCTCACAGGCAATAGAATG ATAAAAATGTTCAAGGGCAGGAAGCTGGACTATGAATCTAAATATTATGAGAAGAAGAGAACTGAAGATGATTTTATGACTGCAGTTGAATTTTCTGCAGAAGATCCATATGGCACAGCAATTGCATTGCTTGATCTGAAAACTGGAGTCATTAAG GTAAAGGAAGAATGGTTTGTGTTGCCTGCAATCATATCAGCTTTTATACTTTCTAATGCTCTTCAGAAGAATAGATACAATGGTTTTGCTGCTCCTAATGAAAATCTGGAGGTGAATGGTGAAATTGAATGTGTCAATAGTCTCTATGAGGAGGGCGTGCATACCAATATGACAGCTTCTGTTGAAACTGAAGCAATGGATGAGGCTAACATGGTGCAGAACAGTGGTG AAAGCATGGTGACTAGTGGGGGTTGTGGTGGTGGCTGTGGAGGAGGTTGTGGTGGGGGATGCAGAAACATGGTGAAGAGTAGTGGTTGTGCGGGGGATGCGGAAACATGGTGA